In a genomic window of Suricata suricatta isolate VVHF042 chromosome 12, meerkat_22Aug2017_6uvM2_HiC, whole genome shotgun sequence:
- the CIRBP gene encoding cold-inducible RNA-binding protein isoform X7, protein MASDEGKLFVGGLSFDTNEQSLEQVFSKYGQISEVVVVKDRETQRSRGFGFVTFENIDDAKDAMMAMNGKSVDGRQIRVDQAGKSSDSRSRGYRGGSAAGRGFFRGGRGRGRGFSRGGGDRGYGGSRFESRSGGYGGSRDYYSSRSQGGGYGDRSSGGSYRDSYDSYG, encoded by the exons ATGGCATCAGACGAAGGCAAGCTTTTCGTCGGAGGCCTGAGCTTTGACACCAACGAGCAGTCACTGGAGCAGGTCTTCTCAAAATACGGGCAGATCTCGGAAG TGGTGGTCGtgaaagacagggagacccagCGGTCCCGAGGCTTTGGATTTGTCACATTTGAGAACATCGACGATGCCAAAGACGCCATGATGGCCATGAACGGGAAG TCTGTGGACGGGCGGCAGATCCGAGTGGACCAGGCGGGCAAGTCGTCCGACAGCCGCTCCCGCGGGTACCGAGGTGGCTCCGCTGCGGGCCGCGGCTTCTTCCGAGGGGGCCGAGGCCGGGGCCGTGGGTTCTCCAGAG GAGGAGGGGACCGAGGGTACGGAGGGAGTCGGTTCGAATCCAGGAGTGGGGGCTACGGAGGCTCCAGAGACTACTACAGCAG CAGGAGTCAGGGTGGCGGCTATGGTGACCGGAGCTCGGGCGGGTCTTACAGAGACAGCTACGACAGTTACG GTTGA
- the CIRBP gene encoding cold-inducible RNA-binding protein isoform X5 has translation MASDEGKLFVGGLSFDTNEQSLEQVFSKYGQISEVVVVKDRETQRSRGFGFVTFENIDDAKDAMMAMNGKSVDGRQIRVDQAGKSSDSRSRGYRGGSAAGRGFFRGGRGRGRGFSRGGGDRGYGGSRFESRSGGYGGSRDYYSSRSQGGGYGDRSSGGSYRDSYDSYATHNE, from the exons ATGGCATCAGACGAAGGCAAGCTTTTCGTCGGAGGCCTGAGCTTTGACACCAACGAGCAGTCACTGGAGCAGGTCTTCTCAAAATACGGGCAGATCTCGGAAG TGGTGGTCGtgaaagacagggagacccagCGGTCCCGAGGCTTTGGATTTGTCACATTTGAGAACATCGACGATGCCAAAGACGCCATGATGGCCATGAACGGGAAG TCTGTGGACGGGCGGCAGATCCGAGTGGACCAGGCGGGCAAGTCGTCCGACAGCCGCTCCCGCGGGTACCGAGGTGGCTCCGCTGCGGGCCGCGGCTTCTTCCGAGGGGGCCGAGGCCGGGGCCGTGGGTTCTCCAGAG GAGGAGGGGACCGAGGGTACGGAGGGAGTCGGTTCGAATCCAGGAGTGGGGGCTACGGAGGCTCCAGAGACTACTACAGCAG CAGGAGTCAGGGTGGCGGCTATGGTGACCGGAGCTCGGGCGGGTCTTACAGAGACAGCTACGACAGTTACG CTACACACAACGAGTAA
- the CIRBP gene encoding cold-inducible RNA-binding protein isoform X1: MASDEGKLFVGGLSFDTNEQSLEQVFSKYGQISEVVVVKDRETQRSRGFGFVTFENIDDAKDAMMAMNGKVSVSSLWTGGRSEWTRRASRPTAAPAGTEVAPLRAAASSEGAEAGAVGSPEEEGTEGTEGVGSNPGVGATEAPETTTAAGVRVAAMVTGARAGLTETATTVTLHTTSKNPSCSRSSFQWLYI, translated from the exons ATGGCATCAGACGAAGGCAAGCTTTTCGTCGGAGGCCTGAGCTTTGACACCAACGAGCAGTCACTGGAGCAGGTCTTCTCAAAATACGGGCAGATCTCGGAAG TGGTGGTCGtgaaagacagggagacccagCGGTCCCGAGGCTTTGGATTTGTCACATTTGAGAACATCGACGATGCCAAAGACGCCATGATGGCCATGAACGGGAAG GTCTCTGTTTCCAGTCTGTGGACGGGCGGCAGATCCGAGTGGACCAGGCGGGCAAGTCGTCCGACAGCCGCTCCCGCGGGTACCGAGGTGGCTCCGCTGCGGGCCGCGGCTTCTTCCGAGGGGGCCGAGGCCGGGGCCGTGGGTTCTCCAGAG GAGGAGGGGACCGAGGGTACGGAGGGAGTCGGTTCGAATCCAGGAGTGGGGGCTACGGAGGCTCCAGAGACTACTACAGCAG CAGGAGTCAGGGTGGCGGCTATGGTGACCGGAGCTCGGGCGGGTCTTACAGAGACAGCTACGACAGTTACG CTACACACAACGAGTAAAAATCCTTCCTGCTCAAGATCGTCCTTCCAATGGCTGTATATTTAA
- the CIRBP gene encoding cold-inducible RNA-binding protein isoform X6 translates to MASDEGKLFVGGLSFDTNEQSLEQVFSKYGQISEVVVVKDRETQRSRGFGFVTFENIDDAKDAMMAMNGKSVDGRQIRVDQAGKSSDSRSRGYRGGSAAGRGFFRGGRGRGRGFSRGGGDRGYGGSRFESRSGGYGGSRDYYSRSQGGGYGDRSSGGSYRDSYDSYATHNE, encoded by the exons ATGGCATCAGACGAAGGCAAGCTTTTCGTCGGAGGCCTGAGCTTTGACACCAACGAGCAGTCACTGGAGCAGGTCTTCTCAAAATACGGGCAGATCTCGGAAG TGGTGGTCGtgaaagacagggagacccagCGGTCCCGAGGCTTTGGATTTGTCACATTTGAGAACATCGACGATGCCAAAGACGCCATGATGGCCATGAACGGGAAG TCTGTGGACGGGCGGCAGATCCGAGTGGACCAGGCGGGCAAGTCGTCCGACAGCCGCTCCCGCGGGTACCGAGGTGGCTCCGCTGCGGGCCGCGGCTTCTTCCGAGGGGGCCGAGGCCGGGGCCGTGGGTTCTCCAGAG GAGGAGGGGACCGAGGGTACGGAGGGAGTCGGTTCGAATCCAGGAGTGGGGGCTACGGAGGCTCCAGAGACTACTACAGCAG GAGTCAGGGTGGCGGCTATGGTGACCGGAGCTCGGGCGGGTCTTACAGAGACAGCTACGACAGTTACG CTACACACAACGAGTAA
- the CIRBP gene encoding cold-inducible RNA-binding protein isoform X4 — MASDEGKLFVGGLSFDTNEQSLEQVFSKYGQISEVVVVKDRETQRSRGFGFVTFENIDDAKDAMMAMNGKVSVSSLWTGGRSEWTRRASRPTAAPAGTEVAPLRAAASSEGAEAGAVGSPEEEGTEGTEGVGSNPGVGATEAPETTTAGVRVAAMVTGARAGLTETATTVTVEGKPA; from the exons ATGGCATCAGACGAAGGCAAGCTTTTCGTCGGAGGCCTGAGCTTTGACACCAACGAGCAGTCACTGGAGCAGGTCTTCTCAAAATACGGGCAGATCTCGGAAG TGGTGGTCGtgaaagacagggagacccagCGGTCCCGAGGCTTTGGATTTGTCACATTTGAGAACATCGACGATGCCAAAGACGCCATGATGGCCATGAACGGGAAG GTCTCTGTTTCCAGTCTGTGGACGGGCGGCAGATCCGAGTGGACCAGGCGGGCAAGTCGTCCGACAGCCGCTCCCGCGGGTACCGAGGTGGCTCCGCTGCGGGCCGCGGCTTCTTCCGAGGGGGCCGAGGCCGGGGCCGTGGGTTCTCCAGAG GAGGAGGGGACCGAGGGTACGGAGGGAGTCGGTTCGAATCCAGGAGTGGGGGCTACGGAGGCTCCAGAGACTACTACAGCAG GAGTCAGGGTGGCGGCTATGGTGACCGGAGCTCGGGCGGGTCTTACAGAGACAGCTACGACAGTTACG GTTGAAGGGAAGCCAGCGTGA
- the CIRBP gene encoding cold-inducible RNA-binding protein isoform X3 — MASDEGKLFVGGLSFDTNEQSLEQVFSKYGQISEVVVVKDRETQRSRGFGFVTFENIDDAKDAMMAMNGKVSVSSLWTGGRSEWTRRASRPTAAPAGTEVAPLRAAASSEGAEAGAVGSPEEEGTEGTEGVGSNPGVGATEAPETTTAAGVRVAAMVTGARAGLTETATTVTVEGKPA, encoded by the exons ATGGCATCAGACGAAGGCAAGCTTTTCGTCGGAGGCCTGAGCTTTGACACCAACGAGCAGTCACTGGAGCAGGTCTTCTCAAAATACGGGCAGATCTCGGAAG TGGTGGTCGtgaaagacagggagacccagCGGTCCCGAGGCTTTGGATTTGTCACATTTGAGAACATCGACGATGCCAAAGACGCCATGATGGCCATGAACGGGAAG GTCTCTGTTTCCAGTCTGTGGACGGGCGGCAGATCCGAGTGGACCAGGCGGGCAAGTCGTCCGACAGCCGCTCCCGCGGGTACCGAGGTGGCTCCGCTGCGGGCCGCGGCTTCTTCCGAGGGGGCCGAGGCCGGGGCCGTGGGTTCTCCAGAG GAGGAGGGGACCGAGGGTACGGAGGGAGTCGGTTCGAATCCAGGAGTGGGGGCTACGGAGGCTCCAGAGACTACTACAGCAG CAGGAGTCAGGGTGGCGGCTATGGTGACCGGAGCTCGGGCGGGTCTTACAGAGACAGCTACGACAGTTACG GTTGAAGGGAAGCCAGCGTGA
- the CIRBP gene encoding cold-inducible RNA-binding protein isoform X2, translating into MASDEGKLFVGGLSFDTNEQSLEQVFSKYGQISEVVVVKDRETQRSRGFGFVTFENIDDAKDAMMAMNGKVSVSSLWTGGRSEWTRRASRPTAAPAGTEVAPLRAAASSEGAEAGAVGSPEEEGTEGTEGVGSNPGVGATEAPETTTAGVRVAAMVTGARAGLTETATTVTLHTTSKNPSCSRSSFQWLYI; encoded by the exons ATGGCATCAGACGAAGGCAAGCTTTTCGTCGGAGGCCTGAGCTTTGACACCAACGAGCAGTCACTGGAGCAGGTCTTCTCAAAATACGGGCAGATCTCGGAAG TGGTGGTCGtgaaagacagggagacccagCGGTCCCGAGGCTTTGGATTTGTCACATTTGAGAACATCGACGATGCCAAAGACGCCATGATGGCCATGAACGGGAAG GTCTCTGTTTCCAGTCTGTGGACGGGCGGCAGATCCGAGTGGACCAGGCGGGCAAGTCGTCCGACAGCCGCTCCCGCGGGTACCGAGGTGGCTCCGCTGCGGGCCGCGGCTTCTTCCGAGGGGGCCGAGGCCGGGGCCGTGGGTTCTCCAGAG GAGGAGGGGACCGAGGGTACGGAGGGAGTCGGTTCGAATCCAGGAGTGGGGGCTACGGAGGCTCCAGAGACTACTACAGCAG GAGTCAGGGTGGCGGCTATGGTGACCGGAGCTCGGGCGGGTCTTACAGAGACAGCTACGACAGTTACG CTACACACAACGAGTAAAAATCCTTCCTGCTCAAGATCGTCCTTCCAATGGCTGTATATTTAA
- the CIRBP gene encoding cold-inducible RNA-binding protein isoform X8, producing the protein MASDEGKLFVGGLSFDTNEQSLEQVFSKYGQISEVVVVKDRETQRSRGFGFVTFENIDDAKDAMMAMNGKSVDGRQIRVDQAGKSSDSRSRGYRGGSAAGRGFFRGGRGRGRGFSRGGGDRGYGGSRFESRSGGYGGSRDYYSRSQGGGYGDRSSGGSYRDSYDSYG; encoded by the exons ATGGCATCAGACGAAGGCAAGCTTTTCGTCGGAGGCCTGAGCTTTGACACCAACGAGCAGTCACTGGAGCAGGTCTTCTCAAAATACGGGCAGATCTCGGAAG TGGTGGTCGtgaaagacagggagacccagCGGTCCCGAGGCTTTGGATTTGTCACATTTGAGAACATCGACGATGCCAAAGACGCCATGATGGCCATGAACGGGAAG TCTGTGGACGGGCGGCAGATCCGAGTGGACCAGGCGGGCAAGTCGTCCGACAGCCGCTCCCGCGGGTACCGAGGTGGCTCCGCTGCGGGCCGCGGCTTCTTCCGAGGGGGCCGAGGCCGGGGCCGTGGGTTCTCCAGAG GAGGAGGGGACCGAGGGTACGGAGGGAGTCGGTTCGAATCCAGGAGTGGGGGCTACGGAGGCTCCAGAGACTACTACAGCAG GAGTCAGGGTGGCGGCTATGGTGACCGGAGCTCGGGCGGGTCTTACAGAGACAGCTACGACAGTTACG GTTGA